The region TGAATCTCTCTGTTTTCCTTGTTACTAACCATTCTTCTCAAGATTGGCTGCTGTGTGTCCTAAAAAAGATATGGAAGGGCAAGCAAGACCTCCTCAACTGATTGGTACAAATTATGCCTACTGGAAGGCGAGAACCAAGATCTATCTTCAGGCTCAAGGAGTGAATGTGTGAAGGCCGTCACTCATGGGTGGACTCACCCCAAAAGGATTCAAGAAGACAAGTCAAATATTCTTGCTTCGGTTGAACAGTGGAGCACCGAAGAAATTAACGACAGTGACAATAACAACAAGGCACTGAACATAATTACTGGATCGCTTGATGAGAGTCAATTCGGGTTAATTGCTGGATGCAGCTCTGCAAAGGATGCCTGGGAAATTCTTGAAAAACTTTATGAAGGAGACTCCTCTGTCAAACAAACCAAAATGCAACAAGTACTCACAAGATTTGAAGAATTACGgatgaaagatgaagaaaccatTGTTGAATTTAATGCTAGGGTTCAAGAATTGAAGAACGAAGCTGCCGTATTGGGAGAACCATTCTCCTCGGATAAACTGGTCAGGAAGATTCTTCGATCCCTCCCTGTACGCTTCAGGATGAAAGTCACTGCAATTCAAGAAAGCGTAGGCTGGGAAACGAAATCTGTTGCGGAATTAATGAGCAATCTAAGGACATACGAAATGGATATCCTATCGCAAGACAGCAACACAAAAAGGGGTAAGAATGTTGCGTTTCTTGCCGAAAAATGTGACTCAGAAGAGGAGTGCAAAGAATTAGATGATGAATCTGTGGCAAtgataacaagaaatttcaccaAGATTCTGAAACAAATAAATCGAAGAAACAGAGGAGGCAAGAATCAACAAAACAGACCTAACAGTACTGCTCCATCCTCGTCTAACTCATCTCGAACCGTCGGGAAATTATCAAATCCAAATCAACAGAAGAACTTTGGTCAAATCAATCAGTTCGGTCAAAACCAAAACTTGACTCGACAAAATCAATGGCAGCAAGGGGAAGTTAAGAATAAGAACAAAGGAATTCAGTGCAGAGAATGTGAAGGTTTTGGACACATTCAGGTGGAATGTGCCACTTACCTCAAAAGAAAGAAATCCATGAAGGCAACAACCTGGAGCGATGAAGATTGTTATGAAGAAgctcaagatgaagatgaagaaatatcagGAAACTTCGTAGCATTTACTGCAGTTGTGGCTGAATCTCACTCGGACTTGGATAATTGTTCAGATCATGAAGATGTAGATAAAATACCTTATGAAGAACTTGAACAATCCTACATCAAACTGTACAAGAAATGGGATATTCTCTTGAAGACTCACACAACCACAAATTCTAAAAATGAGTTCCTGGAAAAGAACATTGAATCCTTGAAGAAACAAGTTGTTGATACGAATGCTGAACTAGCAGAGTCCAACTCCAAAGTGATGAAGCTCTCAGCAGAATTAGAAGCCTACAAGAAACAAATCCAAATGATGAACACAACATCAACTCTCAATCAAATCCTTGACTCTGGAAGAGCACCCAACATTCGAAATGGTCTGGGGTACACTCGAACTCTCAAAATTCTTTTACTACTAAGTTTGTCCCTGCAGGTACTAGCACTTGGACAAATGTTGAAACCTACCAGAagattttgaggaaatataatTCAACATGTCATTACTGCTGCAAGAAAGGCCACATAAGACCGGAATGTTACAGGTTCTACAGTGACCAGAGAACTGACAAATTTCAGAAGAAATGGATCACCCCAGTCAGTCGTCAAGTTTGGGTAAGAAAATCTGATCTAGTTTGTTATTCTATGCTTTTTGGAAAAGAGcagggaaaatggtatttcgacAGTGGCTGTTCTAGGCATATGACCGGCAGTAAAGAATTTCTCAAGAATGTGATTCCATATACTGGACAAGTAACCTTTGGTGATGGAATTAAGGGTGACATCATGGGTATTGGGATCCTCAATGTAGCTGGACTACCCTCACTATCGAAGGTACTACTGGTACAGGGTCTTAAAGCAAATCTGAGCAGCATCAACCAGTTGTGTGACCAAAAGTTGAATGTAGGGTTCACGAAAGATCGATGCATTGTTAAGGACAAACAAAACAAAGTTATTATGGAAGGTATAAGATCCTCTGACAATTGCTATATTCTGTCTTCTAATCTTGTGTTGCAGCACCACCACTGATAATACAGATCTTTGGCATCAAAGACTTGGGCACATGAATTATCAAGATATGAACCATCTCATAAGTCATGAATGTGTAAGGGGTGTACCAAAGTTCAAAGTTAAGGAAACTGGTGTATGTGGCCCTTGTCAGCTGGGAAAGCAAACCAGAACCCCACACAAACATTTCAACCATATAGGAACCTCTTCATGTCTGGATCTTCTGCATATGGACTTAATCGGACCAACACAGGTGGAAAGTTTGGGAGgtaaaagatatatttttgtctgtgttgatgattactctcgTTTTTGCTGGGTAATGTTCCTCAGAAACAAGTAAGAAACCTTTGAACAGTTTGAGAAACTGTGCTTGAAGctgcaaaaagaaaagggaTTGCATATTGGTAAAATTGTGAGGATTAGGTCGGATCATGGtaggaaattcaaaaatcaGTACTTCTCGAACTTCTGCTCCAAAAATGGAATCAGTCATGAATTCTTAGCCCCAAAAACTCCCCAGCAAAATGGAGTAGTTGAGCGAAAGAACAGAACCATCCAAGAAATGGCCCGAGTCCTGATAAGTAGCAAAGACCTTCCTCAGTTCTTTTGGGTAGAGGCAGTTCATACTGCATGTCATATAATCAACAGAGTGTATCTTAGACTTGGGATGTCGCATACACCATATGAGCTATGGCGAGGAAGGAAACCAAATTTGAAGTACTTTCGCATTTTTTGCAGCAGATACTACATCTTAAATGACAGAGAAAaggttggaaaatttgaaccaaagAGTGATGAAGGCATATTCTTGGGGTACTCACCTAACAGCCGAGCTTACAGAGTTTACAACAAACGTATCAAGACTGTCCAAGAATCTATCAATGTAATTGTGGATGATCAACCGCAAACAGTTGGTGAGTATTTACTAGCTGCTGATCTTGAACAATACCAAAGAAAGTCAGATGATGAAAAAGGGATCAAGAAATCTGAGTAAGAATCGGAACCAAAGGACTCAGAACCAGCCACTGAACAACAGTCAAACATAGATTACCATCCATCTACACTGTCAAAGCAAGTTCCCACGCATGTTCAAAAGAATCATCCTGCTGAGAACATATTGGGGACACCCACGGCCGGTGTTCGAACCAAAGGAATGCTAAGAGGCAGTCTAGCTGAGTTATCTGGGTACGCGTGTTACACATCAAAATTTGAACCCAAGAATTACAAAGAAGCACTCCAAGACGAAGACTGGATAAGGGCTATGCAGGATGAACTTGCTCAATTTGAGAGAAATGAGGTATGGGATCTTATGCTATGCCCTTTAGACGCAAATGTAGTCGGCACAAAGTGGATTTTTCGAAATAAAACCGATGAACAGGGAAATGTGGCCAGAAATAAGGCCAGACTGGTGGCACAAGGTTACTCACAAATTGAAGGGATTGACTATGAGGAAACTTTTGCACCCGTGGCTAGACTTGAGTCTGTAAGATTACTGTAGGCCGTCTCCTGCATCCTGAACTTTCAACTAAACCAGATGGACGTAAAAACTGCTTTTTTGAATGGACTTCTCAATGAGGAAATCTTTGTAGCTCAACCAAAAGGATTTGAGGATCCACATTATCCTGATTACGTCTATAAACTGAAAAAGGCCCTTTATGGTCTGAAACAGGCCCCAAGAGCATGGTATGAACGGCTCACACAATATCTTCTAAAAAATGGGTACATCCGCGGTGGAGCAGACAAAACACTGTTTGTCAAAAAGACCACTGGTCACATAACTGTGGCCTAGGTTTATGTAGACGATATTGTTTTCGGTTCAACATCCCCTGCAAATGTTAAGGAGTTTATTCAAGTCATGGAAAAGgagtttgagatgagcatgatagGGGAATTAACATGCTTTTTGGGTCTACAGGTAAAACAGATGGAAACAGGGTTGTTTTTGTCGCAGACCAAATATGCCCAAAACTTGGTCAAAAGGTTTGGTCTTGACTCTGCTAAGGAGGCTAAAACACCTCTTTCCACCACTGTAAAACTATCAAAAGACTCCGACTCGAAACCTGTTGACAGCAAACTCTATCGAAGTATGATTGGTAGTCTACTGTACCTAACAGCAAGCAGACCTGATATAATGTTTAGTGTAGGTTTGTGTGCACGCTTTCAAGCAAACCCAAGGGAAGCACATTTAAATGCAGTCAAATGAATCATCAAATATGTTAAGGGGACTGTAAATTATGGACTATGGTATTCGCGTGACTCAGGGACTGAACTACTTGGATACAGTGATGCTGACTGGGCAGAAAAAGTACATCAGGAGGGTGTTTTTTCTTAGGCAAAAAccttgtctcatggttcagtAAGAAGCAAAACTCCATCTCATTATCTActgcagaagcagaatacataGTTGTTGGGAGTTGCTGCACTCAACTCATATGGATGAAACAAATGTTGAACGATTATGGACTAAAGTTCAGTAGTGCTGATCTTCACTTTGACAACACCGGCGCTATCAATATTGCCAAAAATCCTGTCCAGCATTCCCGCACTAAGCATATAGATATCAGACATCATTTCATCAGGGATCTTGTGGAAAGTGGTGACATTAAGTTGCACTACATaccaacaaacaaacaattggGAGACATATTTACAAAGGCATTGGATCCGATCAGATTCAACATCCTAAAATCAGAACTTGGTATGTGTAATGGTCCACCGAACTAGTGTAGTAAGTAGGACACCCTTTCGTCCTCATCTCAggttatttcttttaatttttttttgttatatccTTTTTTTACTACTCACTATACTAATATCTGTCTTGATAAGCATATAATCCCTGAAGAACAGTGCACCCGACTGACCAAACTGCTATAGCATTAATTTCGGAAATGACAACTGTAAAATCTGCACGACTCCCACTCTCTTAATGCCTCATCACGTGACTCGAAAAAGCAGGTCATCATGGAGTCCTTCGACCTTTGAAAATCCAGTCGCGATAAGGGGAAATAAAAGATCTTGCAAATCTCTCAAAGCTGCAAACCCTCTCACAAACCTTACACGAAACTAGGAACCTTGAAGCAAAGCTCTACAATGGATCAAGATGAAACTCAATACTTTGATTTCTCCAGACTCACAAACAAATATCCCTCTGAGATTCAACATCAAGCATCCCGAGAGATGGTCATGATAATCAACAACAAGATAAAGCCTCTGGGAGGAGAACCAATCTGGTTGTGGTACTCGATGGCAGAGCAACTAGACTACTTGAAAGGATTTCTTAAACCACTTGCATTCGAGAAAGGAGAAACAACAAAGGCCAAGGATCCTGAGGTTTATTCTGAAACATCCTCCTTCTTTATCTGTTTTATTCAACAAATGAATATACATGAACAACATAGTTTCTGTCTTTAACAAATTTTTCAGTATATTATTGTTCTATCGGATACTGAGGATGAAACTAACCCAGAAAATGTTACTGTAGAAAAACCTTTGCCTCTAGTCTCTGTAAAACAAGAACCAATAGATGATGAACCTGATAAACTGTCTGTTTCTGATAAAAATCCACCTGTGCCTGATAATGTTTACCCAGAGTCTGCCGTAATATATAGTCCCCATCAACTTGAACCTCCTGCTTCACTATTCTCCAAACTCAATCTGTTTAACATCATGGATGAACACTGAAGATCAACTTCTCTTACAAATAGATTGTCTATTCCCTTGAACATCCCTCAGAATACAAAACCCTCACAAGATCAAATTCTATCTCTACCATCATCACGAACCACACACACAGATAACCCTGAACATCAAAAGTCTGAAACTCCTCTTCCCATCCAGTCAGAAAACTCACATACTGACGAAACTAGGTCTGAACCTCTATCTGAACCAAATCCAGAAATAACTCCTACCAACCCCATTGATGATTATCCATTAGACTTTGAGTTTGAAACAGGAAATCCTCTAGAAATACAAGTTGCAGAACTGACTGATGAAGAAGACAATCTGCCTTTGTCACAAGTGAAGAAGAACCAAGAAAAGGctaaaggaaagaagaagatcCAAGAAGACCAAGCTGACAAAAATCATGTGGCAAAGATTCAAGTTTTTCCTGCCCCTGCCACAAGGCAAAAAACCAGATCATCCAAAGCTCAACAGGAAAAGGAAACCCCCTCACCAGCtcgaaaaacaaagaaaaaactgTCAATTGCTGAACAACCTGTCCCCCTGAAAACCACTGCAAGTaagaagagaaataagaacACCACTCCAACTCAACAACCTGAAAGCCAGCCGGATGTCTCTGCTGTGACACCCCTTGAAATAATCACCCCTCAATTCATATCTGATGAGTATGCAACAAGATGGGACTCcacaaacaaaaggaaaatcTTGAGCGAAAGGTATCTTGATGTTGAAAAGTTCAAGTCTGAGTGTCAACTCATGCCAGTATTCGAAAAGCTGAATCTTGCCAAGTCTGTCACAACCCAAAGGAGCTACCCACCTATAGCCATAAAGGAATTCTATGCCAACCTAATGAAGAGCATCAAGGAGGCTAGATCACTACAGTATGGACGAGTTTGGCTAAGAGGAAATGAGTACAGTTTTGATACTCGCACCATCAACATGTATCTGGATATTGATGCAAGTGATATTGAGGACCCGGTCATTGGAGCAAACACCATCACAAAGGTCATTACAGGGGGAACATACAGCTATTGGCCTGCAGAAACCAACATGCTACCTGCATAATCCTTGACAACAAAGTATGCAATTCTACACAAAATAGCCATGACAAATTGGATGTCGAATGAACACAGAGCAGGATTAAACTTACTCATGGCCACCTTGATTGATCTACAAAATCGGAAGAGGTATTCCTATTGACTTAGGCGATATAATCTTCAAACATGTGGCCTCTTTCAAGAAACCAGAGTCAAAGGAAAGCAAAGTGAAACTACCTTTCCCCTGCACAATCTATGGTGTACTAAGTTCGCAAGGATTCAGACCTGAGCCAAATGAGCCTATGGAAGCCCCACAAGTTAGAACAATTGATGCCAGACTCAAAACAAGGAACTCATGTTCTTGACATCTTTCCAGAACATGCAAGTAGCTCAGCCCCAGCTCTGAACCTTGATGCACCGTTTACCAGCAAACTCACAGCCCAGAACCTTGATAAAAGCATCAGAGATCTTAACATGATCATACAGATACTTGTTGAAAAGAGAACAATTGAGATGCAGTTACGTGAACAATTGAGATTGAGAGACCAAGAGATGACTGCTACTGTCGCTAAAACACCCACTGATCCAATCATTGCACCTGAAGCTGATTCCACTGCACCTGAAGCTGATTCCACTGCAAACAGCCAGGAGGATGAGTTCTCAGAATCTGATTGATTCTTTTCTAATACCTGGGTTGCCTTTTCTACTTGGTCTTGCTAAGGAGTCTTGTGGCTACAGATTCACAAGTTCCTGGCAATAGGGGGAGTAGGAACAACCTTCTAAACATTGGTTACTATGGTTacttggtattttttttttttgatgaagaAAGATAGCCTGAAGACCCCACTTGCTCTGCCAATGGATTATTTGTAATAGGGTCTCATGTTAGTTAGTTTATGGTCCTTTTGTTTTGTATGATGATATAATCATCCTCATATTTTGTTGGTttgattctgtttttttttttttttggactatGTTTTGAATGAACGCTGTTTTTAACTATCACTGATGTTTTAGGAAGATTGTTGTGAATTTCCAAGAAACTTGctacaaagggggagattgttaataaaattactaaaaagaaaagaaaaatatttgtgaaaCCCCCTAAGTTGTAACAAGTCCTTGTGACAATTTTGTTAGTTCAGCTGATAGTTCAAAAACAGGTTCTCTTGTGATGTATTAGGTTTCCTGTAGTTCAGCAAAAGGCTCAGAAGACTCAGAAGACTTTAAAGACAGCTTACTGAACGAAACACTGAACCAAGACAAGGAAGACAAGAAGAGGAATCAGAGTCAGTTACGAAGGCTTCAACAAACTTAACCGAATCTGGGCAAGATATATATGAGGAAAAATTCCCAAAGATATTAACTATTCAATTCCAGAGTATACAAAAGATCTGAATGTGAAAGTTTCCTCACATGTGATAACGAGAaatcttgacaaagcttacctttgattcaagatgcaTCTTCCTCATGAAGTTTTGGGCAAGCAATCACTCTGAACGCCAGTTGTGCTAtaattgagggggagcctcaattcaagaagatcgggagatcaagtattcttcaactcttcaaggttgaactctagaatggtgatgatgaagatttctaGAGTTACCACGTGATTCTCTACTGTAAACTTGTGGTACATTTTCAGaattgatcaatgaagagttgggcaatcagagtgatgccccccagatgtaggaattgagattccgaactgggttaccaattcTCGGTGTTCTTCCTgctttattatctttttataCATTAACTGCTTAATACTCTAAGTTCGTTTCGCTGCACTAGTTCAGTAAATAGTTAAAGGTCATCTAACAAATCTAGCAATTAGATTTAATAGTTGGAAGACTCTTTTACAATCTTAGACCTAGGACACGGAAGTCTAAGTTTTTCACTATCCATGCTCCATTATAACATTACTGAATTGagttatttgtatatatgtgtgtgtgtgtgaaaatgtgattatatgtgtatatatatgttaaaatgtgattatatatgaatgtagtgtttaagtcttaaattttgcaaaaaaaaaaaaaaaaaaaaaagaaaagaaaaaagccttatatatatttttttgaattttatgtatttatgaATGTACTGGTAATTATTAAAGTCTTAATTCTTGAATTTATGACTTTTATGAGTTTTTATTATATACCTTAATGCTTTGGGATACTTTTATTAGTTTCCCCTTAGATTATCTTAAAATGCAAATTTGAAATGGTAATTTGATATGCTCCGTTGTCCTTTTGATAGTCTAATGCTTTTGTTTACTAACTGGCTGcattatacttttattgttgtttgttgtaAGGGGTCCTGACTTCTGATTAGCAGGCAAATGAGTACCAGTAGATCACTGGATCAATATTTGCTTAGTTTTGGATCAATACAAAACTCTTAGTTTTTCCCTCAATCTTATTTCACTAAGCTTTGTTTAGTTTGTCTCTTTTagttattgtaaatttgtaattaattaggTAATGTATTTTGCCCTTTTGGGTTGTAGTGCACCGTATTTATTGTTCTGCATATTTTACGGAGTATCTTAtagatttgtttttaaattttgcatCTGTTTTCAGAATTTTCTTACATAGATTTAAATttccaaaaattttaaagtttttaaaacaaTAGTAAAAGTTTGGGTTCCTAaacccgacccgacccaaaCCGTACCCGAAACACCCGAACCCGAAAAGTACCCGAAAATTTTTGGTTCGGTTTCGGACTGTAAAAGAATAGACCCGAAATACTTTGGGTGCCTATTATTTGCACGGGTCGAACCCGAACCCGACCCGTGCCCACCCCTAGGAACACCCTATTACAATATTGTATCGTCCATCTGGCGCCAAACTAGGATGCCAAACCTATCGTCTTCAAGGATTTGCTGTATGGCCTCGGGGGGATGGTTAAGAAGGGTAATGCCCCTTTGGCCGACTGTCGATTTAGCCAAGGTATCAGCTGCAGTATTGAGTTCTCTTGGGGTAAAAGTGAGATGCCATAGCTCAATATTCATGAGTTCGCGCCTACATGCATGCAAGATATTATCCGTTAGGTTTCTGAAACCCGTCCCTTGGGTGATCGCATCCACAATTCGTTTGAATCGCTCTCCAAACAAATTTGTTTGCCACCCAGGATTTTTGCAAGTTGTATGCCTTTGAGTAACGCCCATGCTTCAGCTATTTGTGCTTGACAGGTTCCGATGCCGTAAGTGAATCCTCTCAGCCGTTCCCCTGTTCGTTCCTAGCGAGTCTGCTGTAGCTTTCCTTATTAGAAACAGGGTCAAAGCTACCATCCACATTTATTTTATGTAAGAACAATAATACTGTCTAAACATATACAGAATGAATCTACGAGTAACCTAacctcgtaatagcggaagcatagatcgtgttgatctccagccatagttgatgccttgttgtgttgcctgtgttagtcgttttgtctcacacttgactcagaaccctagatggtgtactggtatTTTCTAGGCAGTGTGAGTACCGTGTTTGTAGGTATTATATGATTGCCAGCCCTGCATCCAatcaatgcaggcttatataggcatatgatggattggactaaacctagatgttcAATCTAACCTatagcttaatgggcctagtcTACTTGCACCACATTATACCAGCGGCAAATTATtgggtggaccatggtccacatagctgtgtggaccatgaatataaggtacatttttattatacaaaaagtacattatttttgtactgaaggtacattatttcatagtatatataaaataatgtactttcagtacttaaataatggactttatgtacaaaaataatgtacctttaatatattaaaatgtacattttatatatggtctacacaactgtgtggaccattgtccatgcaataatgattgatataatatatattgtattagggaaAAGTGTTacagtctcccacttggtgcaagtactagcacaactctcatcaaagaacaaaacacacgaatcataGCGATATGTCTTCTGCTCGACAGAGTAATATCttctatgcatcacatgcatttttattccccaacttaagtcctttatgaacaaacccaacATTTTATGATCTCTAAGATCATTAATGTTAACTAtgtcttaagtagagatctcttagcataatgctaactatgttccatgactagttttataacttaacttaagcactacctctaaaggccaagagcttggagttgacacgtctgtcactctcactcatcaaaatagccaaaagatagtttagtcatagaagcattccaacaacttagacaataaactaaaattctaagtccataaatgtggaattttaaatatacaccataacttcccaaataacttcAAGGTCCACTTTATAATGAACTGAacattatgagtcttacttttatgtcttgCAAAATTATCTTGAGCCCTTATAAATCaaaatggcccaggatcaattttgaagaatataaagactctattaaatgctaaagaatttatttaaataacagtgtatcacaagttaaatgttttgttcta is a window of Ipomoea triloba cultivar NCNSP0323 chromosome 11, ASM357664v1 DNA encoding:
- the LOC115996034 gene encoding uncharacterized protein LOC115996034 translates to MDYVDDDAEVVQNLALPEPEHVDDIQEDVEVEDDPGVGTQEDNNPGVVSQADGDSYLERSPQDEADFVEAECRNAENNNEESRRARAKVDNENVGLGEKDDVQSAYYDCEDPLSYQSEKEEVETSFEHITNAATSRFKYPSYNPNLESVDLEVGILYDDEKQFKKTMINYAVDFNGDDGYEIKKGRQQFKVKLAGRSCSCRAWDLSGKYGRASKTSSTDWYKLCLLEGENQDLSSGSRSECVKAVTHGWTHPKRIQEDKSNILASVEQWSTEEINDSDNNNKALNIITGSLDESQFGLIAGCSSAKDAWEILEKLYEGDSSVKQTKMQQVLTRFEELRMKDEETIVEFNARVQELKNEAAVLGEPFSSDKLVRKILRSLPVRFRMKVTAIQESVGWETKSVAELMSNLRTYEMDILSQDSNTKRGKNVAFLAEKCDSEEECKELDDESVAMITRNFTKILKQINRRNRGGKNQQNRPNSTAPSSSNSSRTVGKLSNPNQQKNFGQINQFGQNQNLTRQNQWQQGEVKNKNKGIQCRECEGFGHIQVECATYLKRKKSMKATTWSDEDCYEEAQDEDEEISGNFVAFTAVVAESHSDLDNCSDHEDVDKIPYEELEQSYIKLYKKWDILLKTHTTTNSKNEFLEKNIESLKKQVVDTNAELAESNSKVMKLSAELEAYKKQIQMMNTTSTLNQILDSGRAPNIRNGTSTWTNVETYQKILRKYNSTCHYCCKKGHIRPECYRFYSDQRTDKFQKKWITPVSRQVWGKWYFDSGCSRHMTGSKEFLKNVIPYTGQVTFGDGIKGDIMGIGILNVAGLPSLSKVLLVQGLKANLSSINQLCDQKLNVGTTTDNTDLWHQRLGHMNYQDMNHLISHECVRGVPKFKVKETGVCGPCQLGKQTRTPHKHFNHIGTSSCLDLLHMDLIGPTQFEKLCLKLQKEKGLHIGKIVRIRSDHGRKFKNQYFSNFCSKNGISHEFLAPKTPQQNGVVERKNRTIQEMARVLISSKDLPQFFWVEAVHTACHIINRVYLRLGMSHTPYELWRGRKPNLKYFRIFCSRYYILNDREKVGKFEPKSDEGIFLGYSPNSRAYRVYNKRIKTVQESINVIVDDQPQTVGEYLLAADLEQYQRKSDDEKGIKKSE